The Amphiprion ocellaris isolate individual 3 ecotype Okinawa chromosome 24, ASM2253959v1, whole genome shotgun sequence DNA window CTGTTGAATTTTTGCTCCACATATCAAATATATCAATATATGTCAGACATAAACAGCACCTGGAGGAACCTTTAATCCTATTTTCCTGAATCCAGCAgacagtgttttgttgttcaagCTGCTGACTGAAACTTTTTTCTCATTAGGAAACAAATTGCAGCGTTTTCAGTAACTGCGGTCGTCAATGCTGTgatttttatgtctgttttgtttagaTAAATTCAGCAACCGCAATGTAAACAGAGTTAAATTAGAAAGAGTAAATGAAGCATTAAGGGAAAGCAAGAGtgaagagtttttttgttttcatcaggGTGTAGTGCAGAGCTCGGGGGCTTTGCTGGGCTGTTTGACCTGAAGGCTGCAGGATTTGGGACAGATGGAGTTGGGACCAAGCTGAAGGTGCAATTTCAGTTAATTGAATCTAAACATTTAGGTAATTAAGAGGATATGTTAGGTGATAAACAGTAATCCTCCCTCTGTTaaacattgtgatttttttcaatcagTAATTTGTTGTCACTGTTTAAAAATTTGGGGCCAGAAAGTGTCCCAACTGCAAGAgttttgcttaaaaaatgatttctttctTCATCAGATCGCCCAGGCCTGCAGGCAGCTTGACGGTCTTGGTCAGGACCTGGTGGCCATGTGTGTGAACGATGTTCTCGCTCAGGCTGTCGAGccgctcttcttcctccttgaCTTTACCTGCGACAGGCTGGACATCGATGTAGCCGCCTCAGTGGTCAGCGGCATCGCAAAGGCCTGTGAGAAGGCTGGATGTGCTCTGCTGGGTAACGATTACCTGAGTCATGTCATGTTTAGTATTTGCTAACACCTTTTTCCTAGATAATAAACACTTAAATGTATATGTAGCTGTAGTATCTGTCTGTGCCACCAG harbors:
- the LOC129348221 gene encoding trifunctional purine biosynthetic protein adenosine-3-like; amino-acid sequence: MVGCSAELGGFAGLFDLKAAGFGTDGVGTKLKIAQACRQLDGLGQDLVAMCVNDVLAQAVEPLFFLLDFTCDRLDIDVAASVVSGIAKACEKAGCALLGEVFLTPTKINSRLLLLRILRSCQSLRSHHWWGASGEHPLGDAPGTAGGFRRRSLSLGSSSDHQVAPPALD